A segment of the Hallerella succinigenes genome:
ACCAACTTCCAGACCGTTCGTAAGTCCATCAAGCAGATCGACAAGATCGACCAGATGGAATCTGAAGGTCTCTTCAAGGTTCTTTCCAAGAAGGAAGTTCTCGATAAGACTCGTCTCCGCGAAAAGATGCTCGGCGTCTTTGGCGGTATCCGTGAAATGGCAACCCTCCCGGGTCTTCTTGTCGTCACGGACCTCCACCACGAACACATCGCTGTGGCTGAAGCTCGTCGTCTCCACATTCCTATCATCGGTATCTGCGACACGAACGTCGATCCGACTCTCGTGGACTACCCGGTTCCGGCTAACGACGACGCTGTGAAGTCTATCAAGCTCATTGTGGACTACATTGCAGACAACGTAACGGCTCGCTCTGAAGTCGCTAAGAATGCTGATGCAGAATCTGCTGCTAAGAAGTATGACGACGCTCCGGCTCCGCGCAAGCGTTCTAGCCGTCCGCGTAAGTCTGAAGACAAGTCTGCAAAATCTGAGGAAAAGTAATAATGGCAATTCAAATTACAGCCGCTATGGTTAACGAGCTCCGCCAGAAGACCGGCGTGGGCATGATGCAGTGCAAGAAGGTTTTGATCGAAGCTGAAGGCGATCAGGACAAGGCTGTTGAACTTCTCCGTAAGCAGGGTGCTGCTGTCGCTGCAAAGCGCGCTGACAAGGCTGCGAAGGAAGGCCGTATCTACCTCGTAGAAACAGCGGACAAAGCTGCTGCATTTGAACTCTCTTGCGAAACCGAACCGGTTTCCAACAACGCTGACTTCGTCGCTCTCGCGAACATGGCTGTCAAGGCTGTCGAAACTCAGGCTATTGCCTCTGTGGAAGACTTGAAGAATGCTGTTGTGGACGGCAAGAAGGTGAACGATGTGCTCCAGGACGTGCTCGTCAAGATCCAGGAAAACATCGACTTCCGCAAATTCCAGGAACTCAAGAAGGCTCCGAACTCCGTGTTTGGCGTTTACAGCCACATGAACGGTAAGATCGGCGTGATTACCGAACTCTCTTACGAAGGTTCTGCAGACGAAGCAGCCCTCAAGGCTGCTGCTAAGGACATCGCTATGCAGGCCGCTGCTTTCGCACCGGTCGCTTTGAACGATGCCGCTGTTCCGGCTGAAACCATCGAAAAGGAAAAGGAAATCGCAAAGGCTCAGATCGAAGCTTCCGGTAAGCAGACGAAGCCGGAATTCGTTCAGCGCCAGATCGACGGTCGCGTTGCCAAGGTCCTCAAGGAAATCGTTCTCGAAGATCAGGAATTCTTCATGTCCGAAAAGAACCCGAAGAAGCTCTCTGTCAAGGACTACCTCCAGGAAGTCGTTGCAAAGCAGCTCGGTCTTTCCAGCTTGAAGGTTGTGAACTTCGTTCGCTTTGAACGCGGTAACTAGTTTAGACGAAAGGCGAGTGGCGAGAGAATCGTCGCTCATCATCGCGAGCCCCGT
Coding sequences within it:
- the rpsB gene encoding 30S ribosomal protein S2; this translates as MANLPSVEELLSAGAHFGHQAQRWNPKMKPYILAKKNDIYVINLDKTIKLLEEAGKVAARISSEGKSVLFVGTKPTARAIVEDAAKKTNHFFVSNRWLGGMLTNFQTVRKSIKQIDKIDQMESEGLFKVLSKKEVLDKTRLREKMLGVFGGIREMATLPGLLVVTDLHHEHIAVAEARRLHIPIIGICDTNVDPTLVDYPVPANDDAVKSIKLIVDYIADNVTARSEVAKNADAESAAKKYDDAPAPRKRSSRPRKSEDKSAKSEEK
- the tsf gene encoding translation elongation factor Ts, coding for MAIQITAAMVNELRQKTGVGMMQCKKVLIEAEGDQDKAVELLRKQGAAVAAKRADKAAKEGRIYLVETADKAAAFELSCETEPVSNNADFVALANMAVKAVETQAIASVEDLKNAVVDGKKVNDVLQDVLVKIQENIDFRKFQELKKAPNSVFGVYSHMNGKIGVITELSYEGSADEAALKAAAKDIAMQAAAFAPVALNDAAVPAETIEKEKEIAKAQIEASGKQTKPEFVQRQIDGRVAKVLKEIVLEDQEFFMSEKNPKKLSVKDYLQEVVAKQLGLSSLKVVNFVRFERGN